In a single window of the Drosophila albomicans strain 15112-1751.03 chromosome 3, ASM965048v2, whole genome shotgun sequence genome:
- the LOC117569466 gene encoding trypsin eta — translation MSSLLLLNSAAEELKVQPMPKIKRQNNFFQWLASILFPINRPTTTTTPSSTTTRSTTLAATTTRTTTTTVSLEDRECLSCRCGLINTLRKIVGGHVTRRHQYPWMVAVLFFDRFYCAGSLISDRYVLTAAHCVEGVPPELITLRFLEHNRSDSDALVVERRAIKVKPHELYNPRSFNNDIALITLDEPVSFEGRIRPICMPETSGDFDGEPAIVAGWGARREGGFATDTLQEGDVIVLSQEDCRNSSLSSYKPGQITDNMLCAGYVGDVAKDACSGDSGGPLHVLLDEQPGQYQLAGIVSWGEGCARPNAPGVYTRVNRYLRWIAANTAHACMCMPLAEEDY, via the exons ATGTCTTCTCTGCTGTTGCTCAACAGCGCTGCCGAGGAGCTCAAAGTGCAGCCGATGCCTAAAATCAAGAGGCAGAATAACTTCTTTCAGTGGCTCGCTTCGATACTGTTTCCCATCAATAGaccgacaacaaccacaactcCATCAAGTACAACAACTAGGAGCACAACAttagcagccacaacaactaggacaacaaccacaactgTTTCTCTGGAGGATCGCGAGTGCTTGAGTTGCCGCTGTGGCTTGATCAACACGCTGCGCAAGATCGTTGGTGGCCACGTGACGCGTCGTCATCAGTATCCCTGGATGGTGGCCGTGCTCTTCTTTGATCGCTTCTACTGCGCTGGTTCGCTGATCAGTGATCGCTATGTGCTCACCGCCGCCCATTGTGTGGAGGGCGTGCCGCCAGAGCTGATCACGTTGCGCTTCCTCGAGCACAATCGTAGCGATAGCGATGCGCTGGTCGTGGAACGACGTGCCATCAAAGTGAAGCCACACGAGCTGTACAATCCGCGTAGTTTCAACAACGATATTGCGCTGATCACACTCGATGAACCCGTGAGCTTTGAGGGACGCATTCGTCCGATTTGCATGCCCGAAACAAGTGGCGACTTCGATGGAGAACCAGCAATAGTCGCAGGCTGGGGAGCAAGAAGAGAAGGAGGCTTTGCCACCGATACGTTGCAG GAAGGCGATGTGATTGTGCTCAGTCAAGAAGATTGCCGTAACTCGAGTCTCAGCAGCTACAAACCCGGCCAGATCACCGACAACATGCTCTGCGCCGGCTACGTGGGCGATGTGGCCAAGGATGCGTGCAGTGGCGACAGCGGCGGACCACTTCATGTGCTGCTCGACGAGCAGCCGGGTCAATATCAGCTGGCCGGGATTGTCTCTTGGGGCGAGGGATGTGCCAGGCCGAATGCACCCGGAGTTTATACCCGAGTGAATCGATATCTTCGCTGGATTGCGGCCAACACAGCTCACGCCTGCATGTGCATGCCACTTGCCGAGGAGGATTACTAG
- the LOC117570889 gene encoding uncharacterized protein LOC117570889, with protein MDGNQMGAEEPNAGDNMQLDFLQYFNSLSGMPQVVENNNNDTGAVTAEQLLMDTDINMPLTHEQLMESLMASSSPKHSKDPDPAIPQITISVPEGQFLNGELDPQLSTAEITISFNDLPAMATTAAPEPMESLDISACSVAELQQVRQALLKHNFVHKLHLAASSPLVTFLNWSASGEQLQVDYIGLQEHLSGTQSMFRCLNVQHFTQQLLDIGFKRVQQHLQHAEARPTLYYLHENFNAGQPDQMLLLSAPKWELDSTDVTYSALQLARARFQTLLLYHNDVRLLHQQEPSADQLLPRRGRICNSRQSAQLLTQELAHKLVNPRETVLQAEAAPAPEYAGYYGTTDPALIAEFFAEYLPRFGPRNSGYKDIVVDASKANSFQQNLPIGIVYSEDEEELESQKSEETSPPPIVEVKTEEEPVAEVETSLPEDFELEQVMQELCGVVSEVDDNGADKEKGKEKELEQKEKEEKMEELSKKFKQELDQELTKMDPKLNIVNPKELKQESIIEDVKQLSKEPIKEKAKELHNKPKDMNKKPIKREVKKIEKELNKVKPKELNKEPLKGDVKQLDKKLIKIETTDPNQELMSMEIKKVDKKLTIAKPQVLNKVPVKDIKVIEKKLIIVKPKELNKEPIYEKTKELENKFIIVKPMEPNKDGIEVTEPGKKMIIGNPTELSNETNIEVKEQNEEPINEKAKELENRMILVEPKELNKELIKEVKKLDKNLIQEKPKELKEEPITEEAKLLNKNLVIKEVEKLNKEVNKEELLENYLKKEELINKMSKERAIEELQNKGMSKEEKMHNRSREQAREEINKMTKVETKIVIPMNNEQINEGVTKDLKRKYAAMKSTTERENEIATSPSAKEENVKSKVDTDEPDSKKSRYGLRNSKMR; from the coding sequence ATGGATGGAAATCAAATGGGAGCGGAGGAACCCAATGCAGGGGACAATATGCAACTAGACTTTCTGCAGTATTTCAATTCGTTGAGTGGCATGCCCCAGGTTgtcgagaacaacaacaatgacaccGGAGCTGTCACTGCGGAACAACTTCTCATGGACACGGACATCAATATGCCACTGACGCATGAGCAACTGATGGAGAGTCTAATGGCTTCGTCGTCACCTAAACACAGCAAGGACCCGGATCCAGCGATTCCACAGATAACAATCAGTGTGCCAGAAGGTCAGTTCCTCAATGGCGAACTGGATCCACAGCTATCAACCGCAGAGATCACAATTAGCTTCAATGATCTGCCAGCCATGGCAACCACTGCAGCTCCCGAGCCCATGGAATCGCTGGACATTTCAGCGTGCAGCGTGGCAGAGTTGCAACAGGTGCGGCAGGCGCTGCTCAAGCATAACTTTGTGCACAAACTCCACTTGGCAGCGAGCAGTCCACTGGTGACATTTCTCAATTGGTCAGCGAGTGGCGAACAGTTGCAGGTGGATTACATTGGATTGCAGGAGCATCTCAGTGGCACCCAGAGCATGTTTCGCTGTCTCAACGTGCAGCACTTCACACAACAGCTGCTGGACATTGGCTTCAAGCGCGTGCAACAGCATTTGCAACACGCTGAGGCGCGTCCCACGTTGTACTATCTGCATGAGAACTTCAATGCCGGACAACCCGAtcagatgttgctgctgtccgCACCCAAGTGGGAGCTGGACTCAACGGACGTAACGTATTCGGCTTTGCAGTTGGCGCGTGCTCGCTTCCAGACTTTGTTGCTCTATCACAACGATGTGCGACTGCTTCACCAACAGGAACCGAGTGCGGATCAGTTGCTGCCACGTCGCGGACGCATCTGCAACAGTCGACAGTCGGCGCAGTTGTTGACACAGGAGTTGGCCCACAAGCTTGTGAATCCCCGGGAAACAGTGCTACAGGCTGAAGCGGCGCCAGCGCCAGAATATGCTGGATACTATGGAACGACGGATCCAGCGTTGATTGCCGAGTTCTTTGCGGAATATTTGCCACGTTTTGGCCCGAGGAATAGCGGCTACAAGGACATTGTAGTGGATGCCAGCAAAGCGAACTCGTTTCAACAGAACCTGCCCATTGGCATTGTGTATTCCGAGGACGAGGAAGAGCTGGAGAGCCAAAAGAGCGAGGAGACATCGCCTCCGCCAATTGTGGAGGTTAAGACTGAAGAGGAGCCAGTGGCTGAGGTGGAGACTTCACTTCCCGAAGATTTTGAGCTCGAGCAGGTTATGCAGGAACTATGCGGTGTTGTGTCCGAAGTAGATGATAACGGTGCAGACAAGGAAAAGGGAAAAGAAAAGGAGCTggagcaaaaagaaaaggaagaGAAGATGGAGGAATTATCCAAGAAATTCAAACAGGAGCTGGACCAAGAGTTGACAAAGATGGATCCCAAACTGAATATAGTAAATCCCAAGGAACTGAAACAGGAATCGATTATAGAAGATGTCAAGCAGCTGAGCAAGGAACCGATCAAGGAAAAGGCCAAGGAGCTGCACAACAAACCCAAGGATATGaataaaaaaccaataaaaagaGAAGTCAAGAAGATAGAGAAGGAACTGAATAAAGTAAAGCCCAAGGAATTGAATAAAGAACCCCTTAAAGGAGATGTGAAGCAGCTTGATAAGAAACTGATCAAAATAGAGACAACGGACCCAAACCAGGAACTGATGAGTATGGAGATCAAAAAGGTGGACAAAAAACTGACTATAGCTAAGCCTCAGGTGCTGAACAAAGTACCGGTTAAAGACATCAAGGTGATAGAGAAGAAACTGATTATAGTAAAGCCCAAGGAGCTAAATAAAGAACCGATATATGAAAAGACTAAAGAGCTAGaaaataagtttattataGTAAAGCCCATGGAGCCAAATAAAGATGGTATAGAAGTCACGGAGCCGGGCAAGAAAATGATTATAGGAAACCCTACGGAGCTGAGTAATGAAACTAATATAGAAGTCAAAGAACAGAATGAAGAACCGATTAACGAAAAGGCCAAGGAGTTGGAGAATAGAATGATTCTTGTTGAGCCCAAGGAACTAAATAAGGAACTGATTAAAGAAGTCAAGAAGttagataaaaatttaatCCAAGAAAAACCAAAGGAGCTGAAAGAAGAACCGATTACAGAAGAGGCCAAACTGCTGAATAAGAATCTGGTCATAAAAGAGGTCGAGAAGTTGAACAAGGAAGTGAATAAGGAGGAGTTGCTAGAAAATTATCTGAAAAAAGAGGagttgataaataaaatgagcAAGGAGCGGGCTATAGAAGAACTGCAGAATAAAGGAATGtcgaaagaagaaaaaatgcaCAATAGGAGTAGAGAACAGGCTAGAGAAGAGATAAACAAGATGACAAAGGTAGAGACTAAAATAGTGATCCCGATGAACAATGAACAAATTAACGAAGGGGTCACAAAGGATCTGAAGCGAAAGTATGCAGCAATGAAATCGacaacagaaagagaaaacGAAATTGCAACTTCCCCTTCAGCCAAAGAGGAGAACGTGAAGTCTAAAGTCGACACTGATGAGCCGGATTCCAAGAAAAGTCGCTACGGTCTGCGCAACTCAAAAATGAGATAA